One window of the Desulfobotulus mexicanus genome contains the following:
- a CDS encoding SapC family protein gives MQLLAVAPSMLNGKKWRRFNNYSFAAKDPVINIVGAEVGKASLAMPLAFIVSEFQYTLVAVLSPVNNENAFISPQGSWLGNYVPATFRSYPFRLYQAEDMKAPALCIEADSNLLVDQGDDTAADALEFFDENGKPAAELQKVIDFLTQIERNRIATQKVVDLVAQLDLLEPWDYQPLVDDTIQKVNGLYRINEKKLNDLSSAEFQHLRDEAALPIIYAQLISTNHITVFDHLFRLRKKVSSSQVKPLDIGQIEELFSDNDDTLKF, from the coding sequence ATGCAACTTCTGGCAGTAGCACCAAGTATGCTAAACGGAAAGAAGTGGCGCCGATTTAATAATTACAGCTTTGCTGCAAAGGATCCTGTTATCAATATCGTTGGTGCTGAAGTCGGTAAGGCTTCATTAGCCATGCCATTAGCCTTTATCGTTAGCGAATTCCAGTATACATTGGTTGCTGTTTTGTCACCAGTCAATAATGAGAACGCATTCATTTCTCCTCAGGGTAGCTGGCTTGGTAATTATGTACCTGCAACCTTTCGAAGCTATCCGTTTCGGTTATATCAGGCTGAAGATATGAAAGCACCTGCGCTTTGTATTGAAGCTGATAGTAATCTGCTTGTAGATCAGGGAGACGATACAGCTGCTGATGCCCTTGAATTTTTTGATGAAAACGGGAAGCCTGCAGCTGAACTTCAAAAAGTTATCGACTTCCTTACTCAAATAGAACGTAACCGTATTGCCACACAAAAAGTGGTAGACCTTGTAGCTCAACTTGATTTATTAGAACCTTGGGACTATCAGCCTTTAGTCGATGATACAATTCAAAAGGTTAATGGTCTGTACCGAATAAATGAGAAGAAACTCAACGATCTTTCCAGTGCAGAATTCCAGCATTTACGTGATGAAGCTGCCCTACCCATTATTTATGCACAGTTGATTTCTACTAACCACATTACAGTTTTTGACCATCTGTTCAGGCTGCGTAAGAAAGTTTCATCTTCACAAGTAAAACCACTGGATATTGGCCAAATAGAAGAGTTGTTTAGTGATAATGACGACACCTTAAAGTTTTAA